In candidate division KSB1 bacterium, one genomic interval encodes:
- the pilM gene encoding pilus assembly protein PilM, translating to MKTFSFTARLPDELKEQLHELWPQPRRFVAIEFERGVLKFLMIAGRPDREQVRYLKVKFLSSDKHEEILKTLRTHMQAMGLPRGARVTITVPQQDVHVKLWRLPSQDPAELRQMIRFRLQKEIPLPMADIVFDYRPVAQEADGHTRILVVVARRQKVEHYSRLCRQVGLVVEAVRLSGEATYHEFRKTLQALPELASQCLVLVDVDFAATTVNIIDRGNLVFCRSLARSVSDLMDRLTGPSAKHAYVEWIDELASGVADTIAAFQRHGWHAASQHVVLTGWLPQVRAIGERLTDHLGLTVSWFDPTIPLTATAQTETELTTHRWFSIAALLGMVEKNGQSLMDLRPEAERQSLRRRELRRQLTYLALLTVYLLVLIWGTLTLTLHRREARLAQLRQEIATLQPRVKAIKRWQQAREAMAKQLGTDLTAAVVAQVLEVLPAGIELNSLTFARGDGLLVRGTAGSLAEVFDLPQFLAPQPALGECVIHSANRRKQTDGTEIVEFEMKIDLQTPDKSATHNPDDLPPP from the coding sequence CTTCTCGTTCACCGCCAGGCTCCCCGACGAGCTGAAGGAGCAACTCCATGAGTTGTGGCCGCAGCCCCGGCGTTTTGTCGCGATTGAATTTGAACGCGGGGTGTTGAAATTCCTCATGATCGCGGGCCGTCCGGATCGCGAGCAGGTGCGCTATTTGAAAGTGAAATTTCTTTCCTCGGACAAGCATGAAGAAATTCTCAAAACCCTGCGCACCCACATGCAGGCGATGGGGTTGCCGCGCGGCGCGCGCGTCACGATCACCGTGCCCCAGCAGGACGTGCATGTCAAGCTCTGGCGGCTGCCCAGCCAGGACCCCGCAGAGCTGCGCCAAATGATCCGCTTTCGCCTGCAAAAAGAGATTCCACTGCCGATGGCGGACATTGTGTTCGACTATCGCCCGGTGGCGCAGGAGGCCGACGGCCACACCAGGATTCTGGTGGTCGTGGCGCGCCGCCAGAAAGTCGAGCATTACTCACGGTTGTGCCGGCAGGTGGGTTTGGTGGTGGAAGCCGTGCGCTTGAGCGGCGAGGCCACCTATCATGAATTTCGCAAGACCTTGCAGGCGTTGCCCGAACTGGCCTCGCAGTGTCTGGTGTTGGTCGATGTGGATTTTGCCGCGACCACCGTCAACATCATCGACCGCGGCAATCTGGTGTTTTGCCGCAGCCTGGCACGAAGCGTCAGCGATCTGATGGATCGCCTCACCGGGCCGTCCGCCAAACACGCGTATGTGGAGTGGATCGACGAGCTCGCCAGCGGCGTGGCAGATACCATCGCTGCATTTCAGCGACATGGTTGGCATGCGGCGTCCCAGCATGTGGTTCTCACCGGCTGGCTGCCGCAGGTGCGGGCCATCGGCGAGCGGTTGACGGATCATCTCGGCCTCACTGTCAGTTGGTTCGATCCGACCATTCCCCTGACAGCAACCGCGCAGACCGAAACGGAACTCACCACGCATCGCTGGTTCTCGATCGCGGCACTGTTGGGAATGGTGGAGAAGAACGGCCAGTCGCTGATGGATTTGCGGCCGGAAGCAGAGCGCCAGTCGCTGCGCCGGCGCGAGTTGCGGCGGCAATTGACCTATTTGGCGCTGCTGACCGTCTACCTGCTCGTGCTCATATGGGGCACCCTGACGCTGACGCTGCACCGGCGCGAGGCCAGGCTGGCGCAGCTTCGCCAGGAAATTGCCACCCTGCAACCGCGCGTCAAAGCGATCAAGCGATGGCAGCAGGCGCGCGAAGCCATGGCCAAACAGTTGGGCACGGATTTGACCGCAGCCGTGGTCGCACAAGTGCTCGAAGTTTTGCCCGCCGGCATCGAGTTGAATTCGCTCACCTTTGCACGCGGCGACGGCCTGCTCGTGCGCGGGACGGCCGGCAGTCTGGCGGAGGTGTTCGATCTGCCGCAATTCCTGGCGCCGCAGCCGGCTTTGGGCGAATGCGTGATTCACTCCGCCAACCGTCGCAAACAAACCGACGGAACCGAAATCGTGGAATTCGAGATGAAGATCGATTTGCAGACTCCGGACAAATCGGCAACCCACAACCCGGATGATTTGCCGCCCCCTTGA